From the genome of Denticeps clupeoides chromosome 4, fDenClu1.1, whole genome shotgun sequence, one region includes:
- the dkk2 gene encoding dickkopf-related protein 2 — MRMSGPAWRCVLGLLLAAARTARVGSEENFIKSALGGIEGPTPATSRSGAGHLGPRGSEQVYPCRSDKECTAGTYCHSPQHTAPRCSACRRRNKRCHRDAMCCQNNRCSNHVCVPVSESVHRFPLKGHKKLYTKEKRWKKSGKEQAKSAFKGHEGDPCLRSSDCSEGHCCARHFWTKICKPVLRQGEVCTKHRKKGSHGLEIFQRCDCARDLVCKVWKDATASSRSRLHICQKI, encoded by the exons ATGCGCATGAGCGGGCCTGCGTGGCGCTGCGTGCTCGGGCTGCTCCTCGCCGCTGCGCGGACGGCACGAGTGGGGTCCGAAGAGAACTTCATCAAATCAGCGCTGGGCGGCATCGAGGGTCCCACACCGGCCACCAGCCGCTCCGGGGCCGGGCACCTCGGACCCCGCGGATCGGAGCAG GTGTATCCGTGTCGAAGTGACAAGGAGTGCACCGCCGGCACGTACTGCCACAGTCCCCAGCACACGGCCCCCCGCTGCTCGGCGTGCCGCAGGAGGAACAAGCGCTGTCACCGAGATGCCATGTGCTGCCAGAACAACCGCTGCAGCAACC atgtCTGTGTCCCCGTGTCTGAAAGTGTGCACCGTTTTCCCTTAAAGGGACATAAAAAGCTGTACACTAAAGAGAAGCGCTGGAAAAAGAGTGGGAAAGAACAAGCCAAATCAGCATTCAAAG GCCATGAAGGCGACCCCTGCTTGCGTTCATCTGACTGCTCTGAGGGCCACTGTTGTGCTCGCCACTTCTGGACAAAGATCTGTAAGCCAGTGTTGCGACAGGGTGAGGTGTGCACCAAGCACCGCAAGAAAGGATCTCATGGCCTGGAGATCTTCCAGCGCTGTGACTGTGCCAGGGACCTTGTCTGCAAGGTGTGGAAGGATGCCACCGCCTCCTCGAGGTCCAGGCTACACATTTGTCAGAAGATCTGA